The following proteins are encoded in a genomic region of Ornithinibacillus sp. 4-3:
- the radA gene encoding DNA repair protein RadA, translated as MAKRKVKFVCQECGYISPRWMGKCPGCNQWNTLHEEIEVSSRSGHVVGGEGFSKPEKITAIESEKEPRMGTSMREFNRVLGGGIVPGSLVLIGGDPGIGKSTLLLQVSSQIAEKQLPVLYVSGEESVQQTKLRADRLQVASNSLYVVSETNLNMIRQHIESLKPSLVIIDSIQTIYREEVTSAPGSVTQVRECTSELMKLAKNNGIPIFIVGHVTKEGAIAGPRMLEHMVDAVLYFEGERHHTYRILRSVKNRFGSTNEMGIFEMKEQGLREVLNPSEIFLEERSQGTSGSTVVASMEGTRPVLVEIQALISPSSFGNPRRMATGIDNNRISLLMAVLEKRVGLMLQNQDAYIKVAGGVKLDEPAIDLAIAISIASSFRDQSTRPDDIFIGEVGLTGEIRRVSRIEQRVQEAAKLGFKRVICSQNNLEGWSPPKNIQVIGVKTVQEALKMSMDSQK; from the coding sequence GTGGCCAAGCGAAAAGTGAAGTTTGTTTGTCAGGAATGCGGGTATATTTCACCTAGATGGATGGGAAAGTGTCCTGGCTGTAATCAATGGAATACATTACATGAAGAAATAGAAGTATCAAGTCGTAGTGGTCATGTTGTAGGTGGTGAAGGATTTAGTAAGCCTGAGAAAATCACAGCAATTGAATCAGAGAAGGAACCACGAATGGGAACTTCCATGCGCGAATTTAATCGTGTGCTAGGTGGAGGTATTGTTCCAGGCTCCCTTGTATTAATTGGTGGAGACCCGGGAATCGGGAAATCTACTTTATTACTTCAAGTATCCTCACAAATTGCTGAAAAACAATTGCCTGTGCTATATGTTTCTGGAGAGGAGTCTGTCCAACAGACAAAATTACGGGCAGATCGTTTACAAGTAGCTTCAAATTCCCTTTATGTAGTTTCTGAAACGAATTTAAATATGATCCGTCAGCATATTGAGTCTTTAAAACCCTCCCTTGTTATTATTGATTCGATCCAAACAATATATCGTGAAGAAGTAACAAGTGCACCAGGAAGTGTAACACAAGTACGTGAATGTACGTCTGAATTAATGAAGCTTGCAAAAAATAATGGGATTCCAATATTTATTGTGGGGCATGTGACAAAGGAAGGAGCAATTGCTGGTCCCAGAATGCTAGAGCATATGGTGGATGCAGTGCTCTACTTTGAGGGAGAGAGACATCATACATATCGAATTCTACGGAGCGTGAAAAACCGTTTTGGTAGTACGAATGAGATGGGAATCTTCGAAATGAAAGAGCAGGGACTACGCGAGGTGTTAAATCCGTCAGAAATCTTTTTAGAGGAGCGTTCTCAAGGGACGTCAGGTTCAACCGTAGTTGCTTCGATGGAAGGGACAAGACCTGTACTAGTAGAGATTCAAGCGTTAATTTCTCCATCTAGTTTTGGTAATCCGCGCCGAATGGCAACAGGAATTGATAATAACCGTATTTCCTTATTAATGGCGGTACTCGAAAAACGTGTTGGATTAATGCTTCAAAACCAAGATGCTTATATCAAAGTAGCAGGTGGTGTGAAATTAGATGAACCTGCCATTGATTTAGCCATTGCAATTAGTATCGCCTCGAGCTTCCGTGACCAATCAACAAGACCAGATGATATTTTTATAGGCGAAGTTGGTTTAACTGGTGAAATTAGAAGGGTTTCTCGTATTGAACAAAGAGTGCAGGAAGCGGCTAAGCTTGGGTTTAAGCGAGTAATATGCTCTCAAAATAATTTAGAAGGGTGGAGTCCACCAAAAAACATACAAGTAATAGGTGTTAAAACAGTACAAGAAGCATTGAA